CTGGAACCCGTTTGCCGGTTGGGTCAACGACATCATAGCTCGTTGCCGTACAATTTTCGAACCCAAGATGCTGGTACAGCTTCACGGCACGCACATTTCGTAACTGGACCGTCAACACGAGGCGTTCCAATGAGCTATAGTTACGCGCCCAATCTAAGACTTCCTCAATCAAAGCAGTCCCCAGACCCATGCCCCAAAATTCTTTAAGTACCGCTACGCCAACTTCACCTTGCGCCGCACTAAAATCCGTACTAGCTTGCACGGTGCTCACACCAATCAACCGTGAATCTAATGTCGCAACGAAAATAATGTTGGTCGTTGTGCCATTGATACGCTCAATTTGCGCCTGTTCATCCGTTTCACTCAAATCCTCAATGCCTTCATCAACAGTGAAAGTATTACTTTCACGTCCAAGCTGAGCTAGTAGCGCTAATAATTGTGCTGCATCCGCGACTTCAGCAGGCCGTACATCAACAACTTCTTCTGCCATGGTTGTCACTCCTTCAATTGATCAACCAGTCGTTGATAGTGTTCACCAATGGGCTTGAAGGTTATTACCCGCTGGTCATCGGCATCAGTGTCCCGGCTAATTGCAATTCGCAAGTAAGTCGTCGGTAAGAGGTCGGCAATAAACTGTGACCATTCCACAACACTAACGCCATCACCATCAAAGTATTCATCTAAGCCTAAATCTTCCGCACCGCCATCTTCCAAGCGGTAAACATCCATATGATAGAGCGGTAGTCGCCCCTGACGATATTCCCGGATGAGCGTAAAAGTCGGACTCTTAACGTTATTAGGAATGCCCAGGCTTTTTGCTAACCCCTTTGTAAAAGTTGTCTTACCAGCACCTAAATCACCATCTAGTAAGATTAAATCACCAGGTTGCACTAATTGGCCAAGTTTGGCCCCGATTGCCATGGTTGCTTCCGGCGACGTTACCGTGATTGATTCCATATTCTTCCAACTCCTCATCCAAATTAACTGTTCTTATTATAGAAAAAACGAAGGAAACTTCAAAGTACAAGCTCTGAAGTTTCCCTCGTTTAACAAACTAAGTGACCGTTTAAGCTAATCCTTGGGCTGCTGTAATAATCGCAACCTTATAAACGTCTTCTTCACTGCATCCACGTGACAAGTCGGAGACCGGCTTGTTCAGGCCTTGCAAGACAGGACCCACCGCTTCAAAATGACCAAATCGTTGCGCAATCTTATAGCCAATATTACCAGACTGAAGCTCTGGAAATACAAAGACATTGGCATGACCAGCTACTTTGGAACCAGGAGCCTTTTGCAAACCAACTTTTTCAACGAAGGCCGCGTCAAATTGAAGTTCACCATCGATAGCCAATTCCGGTTCAGCAGCTTGCGCCTTGGCCGTTGCTTCTTGCACTTTAGTGACCATTTCACCCTTAGCCGAACCCTTAGTTGAGAAGCTGAGCATCGCAACTTTCGGGTCAATATCGAAGACCTTAGCAGTAGCCGCACTCTGAGTGGCAATTTCCGCTAACGTATCGGCATCGGGATCAATATTGATGGCACAGTCAGCAAAGACGTAGCGTTCCTCACCCTTTTGCATGATAAATGCACCCGAGATTCGGTGTGAACCGGGCTTGGTCTTAATAATTTGTAACGCTGGCCGTACCGTATCACCAGTTGGATGGATTGCACCTGAAACCATCCCATCCGCTTTGCCCATATAAACGAGCATCGTGCCAAAGTAGTTTTCATCTTCCAGCATTTTAGCCGCTTGTTCTGGCGTATTCTTACCTTTCCGCCGTTCAACGAGGGCATCAAGCATTGCTTGCTTATCTTCAGCCGGGTATGTCGCAGGATCAAGGACTTGAACGCCTGTTAAATCCGCATTCAAATCGTTAGCCACAGCCTGAACTTTGTCCGTTGCACCTAAAACAATCGGCTTAACCAAGCCGTCTGCAGCTAATCGCGCTGCCGCACCGACAATTCGGGGTTCAGTTCCTTCAGGGAAAACAATTGTTTGATCTTTACCAGTAATTTTTTGTGCTAATGACTCAAATAAATCCATGTGATAACCCTCCAATAAATTAATTAATGCTCAAGATTGACGTGCTCTGGTAACTGCCAATTGATTGGCTGTTCGCCGAAGGATGTTAACGCAATGTTCGTTTTTGAAAATGGTTTGGACCCAAAGAATCCGCGATAAGCTGAAAGCGGACTCGGATGAGGTGCTTGTAGCACGACATTCGTCTGGGT
This Lactiplantibacillus plantarum DNA region includes the following protein-coding sequences:
- the pta gene encoding phosphate acetyltransferase, with protein sequence MDLFESLAQKITGKDQTIVFPEGTEPRIVGAAARLAADGLVKPIVLGATDKVQAVANDLNADLTGVQVLDPATYPAEDKQAMLDALVERRKGKNTPEQAAKMLEDENYFGTMLVYMGKADGMVSGAIHPTGDTVRPALQIIKTKPGSHRISGAFIMQKGEERYVFADCAINIDPDADTLAEIATQSAATAKVFDIDPKVAMLSFSTKGSAKGEMVTKVQEATAKAQAAEPELAIDGELQFDAAFVEKVGLQKAPGSKVAGHANVFVFPELQSGNIGYKIAQRFGHFEAVGPVLQGLNKPVSDLSRGCSEEDVYKVAIITAAQGLA
- a CDS encoding GNAT family N-acetyltransferase, whose translation is MAEEVVDVRPAEVADAAQLLALLAQLGRESNTFTVDEGIEDLSETDEQAQIERINGTTTNIIFVATLDSRLIGVSTVQASTDFSAAQGEVGVAVLKEFWGMGLGTALIEEVLDWARNYSSLERLVLTVQLRNVRAVKLYQHLGFENCTATSYDVVDPTGKRVPAIDMGIWV
- the tsaE gene encoding tRNA (adenosine(37)-N6)-threonylcarbamoyltransferase complex ATPase subunit type 1 TsaE, with the translated sequence MESITVTSPEATMAIGAKLGQLVQPGDLILLDGDLGAGKTTFTKGLAKSLGIPNNVKSPTFTLIREYRQGRLPLYHMDVYRLEDGGAEDLGLDEYFDGDGVSVVEWSQFIADLLPTTYLRIAISRDTDADDQRVITFKPIGEHYQRLVDQLKE